The genomic stretch TCATGATGTACCAGCCGAAGAACGGGATCCAGGTCAGCTCGCGCTTGAGGATGTAGAGCGGGTCCTGGAGGAAAGGGAAGAAGGCGATGGCATCCCAGAACGACTGGTGCTTGGGCGCCAGGATGAAGGAGCCTTCGGGTAGGTTCTCCTGCCCGGTGATGTCGTTTTTGGTGCCGGCGATCTTGTCGTAGAGCCACATGCAGCTGCGCGACCAGAATTTCGGCACGAACCAGGCGCGGTGGCGAGGCGACAGGAAATAATAGGGGGTCCAGAGGATCATCTGGACGATCAGATTGACGTAGAAGACGAAATTGAACGCCAGCGATCTGACATAGAGCATGAGGGAGGTCCGGTGAGGAAGTGTGCGTTGGTTACACCAAGCGCGGGGAAAAAGGAAATGGCGCGGCCGTGTCCCGGCCAATGCTGAAGCACGGCTCAGGCTAGCCCAATCGTGCCAGCCGCTCCTTTAGACGCGGTGCGGCAAAGTCTAGGAAGGCGCGCAGCTTGACCGGCAGCAGGCCGTGGCCCGCATGCACGAGGCTCACCGGCCATGGTTCCGGCTCGAACTCTTGCAGCAGGATGCTGAGCATGCCGGATCGCACCGCGGCATCGACCTGATAGGAAAGCACTTTCGTCAGGCCGACGCCGGCAACCGCGGCATCGATCGCCGCTTCGGCGGTGTTGACCTGAAGGCGTGAGCGGACCTGGACCGTGACGTCCGTCTTGCCTCTGGTGAAGCCCCAGGGGGCGGCGGAGGAAAGTCCCTCGAAGGTGATGCAGTTGTGCGTGCTTAGGTCTTCCGGGATCGTGGGTATCCCGTGTTCGGCCAGATAGGCCGGGCTGGCGCAGACCACACGGCGGATCGAACCGACGCCAACGGCGACAAGGCGCGAATCGGGCAAGTGGCCGATGCGCAACGCGAGGTCGAAATGGTCTTCGACCAGCTGGGTTATGCGGTCCGCCAGGGTCAGGCGGATGTCCACGTCGGGATAGGCCGCGAGAAAGCCGGTGACCACGGGCAGCACATGGAGACGACCGAACACGACCGGCGCGGTGATGGCCAGTTCACCGGTCGGAGCGCTGTATTCGCCGGCCGCGGCGCGTTCCGCCTCGCCGACGTCATCAAGGATACGGCGGCAGGCCGCAAGATAGGCCTCGCCGGCGTCGGTCGGCGTCAGCCGGCGCGTCGAACGGTTCAGCAGCCTTGTGTTGAGATGGCGTTCCAGATCGGAGACCTTGCGGCTGACGGTCGCCAGCGGAACGCCGAAACGGCGGGCCGCGGCGGAAAGGCTGCCGGCCTCCACCGCCGCGACAAAGAGCGACATGGCTTCGAGACGATCCATAGCTTCTTCCAGAAAATGGAAGGAATGATTGCAGATATGCCATCTGCATTTCAGGAATGGAAGGGGCTATATCTCCAGCATGGCTTTGTCCGCAGCATAGCCACGCAATGGAGTTCCTATGTCTGAA from Mesorhizobium sp. 113-3-3 encodes the following:
- a CDS encoding LysR family transcriptional regulator, with the protein product MDRLEAMSLFVAAVEAGSLSAAARRFGVPLATVSRKVSDLERHLNTRLLNRSTRRLTPTDAGEAYLAACRRILDDVGEAERAAAGEYSAPTGELAITAPVVFGRLHVLPVVTGFLAAYPDVDIRLTLADRITQLVEDHFDLALRIGHLPDSRLVAVGVGSIRRVVCASPAYLAEHGIPTIPEDLSTHNCITFEGLSSAAPWGFTRGKTDVTVQVRSRLQVNTAEAAIDAAVAGVGLTKVLSYQVDAAVRSGMLSILLQEFEPEPWPVSLVHAGHGLLPVKLRAFLDFAAPRLKERLARLG